One Pectobacterium colocasium DNA segment encodes these proteins:
- the gyrA gene encoding DNA topoisomerase (ATP-hydrolyzing) subunit A, whose amino-acid sequence MSDLAREITPVNIEEELKSSYLDYAMSVIVGRALPDVRDGLKPVHRRVLYAMSVLGNDWNKPYKKSARVVGDVIGKYHPHGDSAVYETIVRMAQPFSLRYMLVDGQGNFGSIDGDSAAAMRYTEIRMAKIAHELLADLEKETVDFVPNYDGTEQIPDVMPTRIPNLLVNGSSGIAVGMATNIPPHNLTEVVNGCLAYIDDENISLEGLMEHIKGPDFPTAAIINGRRGIEEAYRTGRGKIYIRARAEVEADAKTGRETIIVHEIPYQVNKARLIEKIAELVKDKRIEGISALRDESDKDGMRIVIEIKRDAVGEVVLNNLYSQTQLQTSFGINMVALHQGQPKIMPLKDILVAFVRHRREVVTRRTIFELRKARDRAHILEGLAIALANIDPIIELIRRAPSPAEAKASLIAQAWELGSVAAMLERAGDDAARPEWLEPEFGIRDGRYYLTEQQAQAILDLRLQKLTGMEHEKLLDEYKALLAEIAELLYILNSPERLMEVIREELEAIKTQYSDERRTEITANTADINIEDLINQEDVVVTLSHQGYVKYQPLSDYEAQRRGGKGKSAARIKEEDFIDRLLVANTHDTILCFSSRGRLYWMKVYQLPEASRGARGRPIVNLLPLEADERITAILPVREYEEGRHIFMATASGTVKKTALTEFSRPRSAGIIAVNLNEGDELIGVDLTDGSDEVMLFSAEGKVVRFSEQAVRSMGRTATGVRGINLQGEDRVVSLIIPRGEGDILTVTQNGFGKRSAVSEYPTKSRATKGVISIKVSERNGKVVGAVQVDAADQIMMITDAGTLVRTRVSEVSIVGRNTQGVTLIRTAEDEHVVGLQRVAEPVEDEELDGVVKVEGEVAEDDDAIDDIDGDDDIAEDDE is encoded by the coding sequence ATGAGCGACCTTGCCAGAGAAATCACACCGGTCAACATTGAAGAAGAGCTGAAAAGCTCGTATCTGGATTATGCGATGTCCGTTATTGTCGGGCGTGCATTACCAGATGTTCGTGATGGACTTAAACCGGTACACCGCCGCGTACTGTATGCGATGAGCGTACTGGGCAACGACTGGAACAAACCGTATAAAAAATCCGCCCGTGTCGTCGGGGATGTCATCGGTAAATACCACCCGCACGGCGACTCTGCCGTTTATGAAACCATCGTGCGTATGGCGCAGCCTTTCTCACTGCGTTACATGCTGGTTGATGGTCAGGGTAACTTCGGTTCGATTGACGGCGACTCCGCGGCGGCGATGCGTTATACCGAAATTCGCATGGCGAAAATTGCCCATGAACTGCTGGCCGATCTGGAAAAAGAGACGGTCGATTTTGTGCCGAACTATGACGGCACCGAGCAGATTCCTGACGTCATGCCAACGCGTATTCCCAACCTGCTGGTTAACGGTTCTTCCGGTATCGCCGTCGGGATGGCCACGAACATTCCTCCGCATAACCTTACAGAAGTCGTGAACGGCTGTCTGGCGTATATCGACGATGAAAACATCAGCCTTGAAGGGTTGATGGAACACATCAAAGGCCCGGATTTCCCGACGGCGGCGATCATCAATGGTCGACGCGGTATTGAAGAAGCCTATCGCACCGGGCGCGGTAAAATTTACATCCGTGCGCGCGCGGAAGTAGAAGCGGACGCGAAAACCGGACGTGAAACCATCATCGTGCATGAAATTCCTTATCAGGTGAACAAAGCGCGCCTGATCGAGAAAATTGCCGAGCTGGTTAAAGACAAGCGTATTGAAGGCATTAGCGCACTGCGTGACGAATCCGATAAAGACGGTATGCGTATCGTCATCGAGATTAAGCGTGACGCCGTGGGTGAAGTGGTTCTGAATAATCTGTATTCCCAGACGCAGCTTCAGACGTCATTCGGTATCAACATGGTTGCTCTGCATCAGGGGCAGCCAAAGATCATGCCGCTGAAGGATATTCTGGTTGCGTTTGTGCGCCACCGCCGCGAAGTGGTGACGCGCCGTACCATTTTTGAACTGCGTAAAGCCCGCGATCGCGCCCATATTTTGGAAGGTCTGGCGATTGCGCTGGCGAACATCGATCCGATTATCGAACTGATTCGCCGCGCGCCATCACCGGCTGAAGCGAAAGCCTCGCTGATCGCACAAGCATGGGAACTGGGTAGCGTGGCGGCTATGCTGGAACGTGCGGGTGATGATGCCGCGCGTCCAGAGTGGCTGGAGCCGGAGTTCGGTATCCGTGACGGGCGTTACTACCTGACGGAACAGCAGGCGCAGGCGATCCTGGATCTGCGTTTGCAGAAACTGACCGGTATGGAGCACGAAAAGCTGCTGGATGAATATAAAGCGTTGCTGGCGGAAATCGCCGAGCTGCTTTATATCCTCAACAGCCCTGAGCGCCTGATGGAAGTGATCCGCGAAGAGCTGGAAGCGATCAAAACGCAGTACAGCGATGAGCGTCGTACCGAGATCACCGCGAATACCGCTGATATTAACATCGAAGATCTGATCAATCAGGAAGATGTTGTCGTCACCTTGTCCCATCAGGGTTACGTGAAGTATCAGCCGCTGAGCGATTACGAAGCACAGCGCCGTGGCGGCAAAGGCAAGTCTGCCGCACGTATAAAAGAAGAAGACTTTATCGATCGTCTGCTGGTGGCGAACACCCACGACACGATTCTGTGCTTCTCCAGCCGGGGTCGTTTGTACTGGATGAAGGTATACCAACTGCCGGAAGCCAGCCGTGGCGCGCGTGGTCGCCCGATCGTCAACCTGCTGCCGCTTGAAGCGGATGAACGTATCACCGCGATTCTGCCGGTGCGTGAATACGAAGAAGGTCGCCATATTTTCATGGCCACCGCCAGCGGTACCGTGAAGAAAACGGCGCTAACCGAATTCAGCCGTCCGCGCAGTGCGGGGATCATCGCGGTTAACCTGAACGAGGGTGACGAGCTGATTGGTGTCGACCTGACCGATGGCAGTGATGAAGTGATGCTGTTCTCTGCGGAAGGCAAAGTGGTTCGCTTCTCCGAGCAGGCGGTGCGCTCCATGGGCCGTACGGCAACGGGTGTCCGTGGTATCAACCTGCAAGGCGAAGATCGCGTTGTTTCACTGATCATTCCTCGTGGCGAAGGCGATATCCTGACCGTGACGCAAAATGGCTTTGGTAAGCGTAGTGCCGTGAGTGAGTACCCGACCAAGTCGCGTGCGACGAAAGGGGTTATCTCTATCAAGGTCAGCGAACGTAACGGTAAAGTGGTTGGTGCGGTTCAGGTCGATGCCGCAGACCAGATCATGATGATCACCGATGCCGGAACGCTGGTGCGTACCCGCGTATCTGAAGTCAGTATCGTTGGCCGTAACACGCAAGGTGTGACGCTGATTCGTACGGCGGAAGACGAACATGTTGTCGGCCTGCAACGCGTGGCCGAACCGGTAGAAGATGAAGAGCTGGATGGTGTGGTAAAAGTTGAAGGCGAAGTTGCCGAAGACGACGACGCGATTGATGACATTGATGGCGATGATGATATCGCAGAAGATGACGAATAA
- the rcsD gene encoding phosphotransferase RcsD, which produces MPAIILRYFSLLTVLSLLITGTFGYSYINDLLAGKKHSLTTIAQGIQKRVDTYRFFTYQIYGSLNSEPAANDPSITAINLMPNVFYVEKNGQKTDALIFGQHDKGTLTSVRRISRYLDILWGAENSVYSMYYLNGIDNSLTMISTQTLKDISSQFRGNYITVIAEARRTEMLQQANVLDERESFSPLRKLRFYNDYYFTLRTTFNQPGHLATILAFDLPINDLIPDTIPREHLMLKPDTPAASTMDSSNNSEGSADVQLHGSNIEISATLVNAPLKIVFQVPVKALIIDSLRNNVWLLLLNLVLLSLSLAGFYLFRRKYAHPVEDVSHQLEKKLDIYRETTSRIPMGVLVYDFNSNKIIIQNERAEQLLPHLSLQKITNMADEHQGVIQVTINNEMYEIRQIRSQYSPDYCLFLLREQDKEILVQRKLLLAQREYEKNIHARKRLFQNLLSEFKQPLISLQQHIHALRHSDTGTVQTPTLEQLTADTRCAIELLENIALHEKLEAQEWSVVNDSFSLLALMDNVLLELLPRLNQKGLALFHHYNLENNQTYVGDAGLLKKTLALLLNYSVTNTDYGKITVSVDRKNNESDTLIIQVSDTGTHVSGKEQENIRHPFLHPATSDRFGQNSGLTLFLCNQLCNKLGGALTINSKSGLGTHYILTLKLEPEPLSVEEEKLLDGITILLDVTSDEVQHIVGNMLTGWGANYLVSDERQINQEVDICITDDPDNKADYTLLLSHDDDTLTPLGPRRLRVNYNISHLLLEALLKLIELQLEHSPDALQEGEQDDVDFYAAQLASSDYYSLFVETVPDDLKRLYTEAEAGDFPSLSQTAHRLKGVFAMLNLHPGKQLCEQLEQHITAHDSEEIEANLHEIERFVSALLSPIEPKGQQGSQQDE; this is translated from the coding sequence ATGCCAGCCATAATCCTGCGTTATTTTTCTCTCCTTACGGTGCTATCGCTCCTTATTACCGGAACGTTCGGCTATAGCTACATCAACGATTTGCTGGCGGGCAAAAAACATTCGCTGACGACCATTGCGCAGGGCATACAAAAACGCGTCGATACCTACCGTTTTTTCACCTATCAAATATACGGCAGTCTGAACAGCGAACCCGCCGCTAACGACCCCAGCATTACCGCCATTAATTTAATGCCGAATGTGTTCTACGTAGAAAAAAACGGTCAGAAAACGGACGCACTGATTTTCGGGCAGCACGATAAAGGAACGCTGACGTCGGTTCGTCGGATATCCCGTTATCTTGATATTCTCTGGGGAGCGGAGAACAGTGTCTATTCCATGTATTACCTGAACGGTATCGACAACAGCCTGACAATGATTTCCACGCAGACGCTGAAAGATATCTCTTCGCAGTTCCGGGGCAATTATATTACGGTCATCGCCGAGGCGCGCCGGACGGAAATGCTGCAACAGGCGAATGTGTTAGACGAGCGTGAAAGTTTTTCCCCGCTGCGTAAATTACGCTTCTATAACGACTACTATTTTACGCTGCGCACCACATTCAATCAGCCGGGGCATCTGGCAACCATTCTGGCCTTCGATCTGCCGATTAACGATTTAATTCCGGACACCATCCCGCGTGAGCACCTTATGCTGAAGCCGGATACGCCAGCAGCCAGCACGATGGACAGCAGCAATAATAGCGAAGGCTCGGCCGATGTGCAGCTTCACGGATCCAATATTGAAATCTCCGCTACGCTCGTTAATGCGCCGCTGAAAATCGTTTTTCAGGTGCCCGTAAAAGCCCTGATTATTGATTCATTGCGTAATAACGTCTGGCTTTTGCTGCTGAATCTGGTTCTGCTGAGTTTGTCCCTCGCGGGCTTTTATCTTTTCCGCCGGAAGTATGCGCACCCCGTAGAGGATGTATCCCATCAGTTGGAAAAGAAACTGGATATTTACCGTGAAACCACGAGCAGAATCCCGATGGGCGTGCTGGTTTATGACTTCAACAGCAATAAAATCATCATACAAAATGAGCGTGCCGAGCAGTTGCTTCCACACCTTAGTCTGCAAAAAATCACTAATATGGCAGACGAGCACCAGGGCGTCATTCAGGTCACGATCAATAATGAAATGTATGAAATCCGCCAAATTCGTAGCCAATATTCGCCGGACTATTGCCTCTTCCTGCTGCGTGAACAGGATAAAGAGATTCTGGTGCAGCGGAAACTGCTGCTCGCCCAGCGTGAATATGAAAAGAATATTCACGCCAGAAAACGCTTATTTCAAAACCTGCTCAGCGAATTCAAACAGCCGCTGATTTCACTACAACAGCATATTCATGCGCTGCGCCACAGCGATACGGGAACCGTACAGACACCCACACTGGAGCAACTCACGGCGGATACCCGTTGCGCTATTGAGCTACTGGAAAATATCGCCCTGCACGAAAAGCTGGAAGCGCAGGAATGGAGCGTGGTCAACGACAGCTTTTCGCTGCTGGCGCTGATGGACAATGTGCTTCTTGAGCTACTACCGCGATTGAATCAAAAAGGCCTGGCCCTATTCCATCATTACAACCTGGAGAATAATCAAACTTACGTGGGTGATGCCGGGTTGCTGAAAAAGACGCTGGCGCTGCTGCTGAATTATTCGGTGACCAATACGGATTACGGCAAAATTACGGTATCGGTTGACAGAAAAAATAATGAATCGGACACCCTAATTATTCAGGTCAGCGATACGGGCACCCATGTTTCAGGCAAAGAGCAGGAAAATATCCGCCACCCTTTCCTGCACCCTGCCACTTCCGATCGTTTCGGACAAAATTCAGGATTGACCTTATTTTTGTGTAATCAACTCTGTAATAAACTGGGCGGTGCGTTAACCATCAACAGTAAGTCCGGGCTAGGTACACACTATATTCTGACGCTAAAACTGGAGCCGGAACCGCTTTCCGTTGAGGAAGAAAAACTGCTGGATGGTATTACCATTCTGCTGGATGTGACGTCTGATGAAGTACAGCATATTGTCGGCAATATGCTGACGGGTTGGGGAGCGAATTATCTGGTCAGCGATGAACGCCAGATTAATCAGGAAGTCGATATCTGTATTACGGATGACCCGGATAATAAGGCAGATTATACGCTGCTATTGAGTCACGACGATGACACCTTAACGCCTTTGGGCCCGCGCCGTTTGCGGGTGAATTATAATATCAGCCACCTCCTGCTGGAGGCGTTGCTTAAGCTGATTGAGCTACAACTGGAACATTCCCCCGATGCGCTACAGGAAGGGGAACAGGACGATGTCGACTTTTACGCCGCGCAATTGGCATCAAGCGACTATTATTCGCTGTTCGTGGAGACAGTACCGGATGATTTAAAGAGGCTGTATACTGAAGCGGAAGCAGGCGATTTCCCGTCACTTTCGCAGACGGCACACCGGCTGAAAGGCGTGTTTGCCATGCTGAATCTGCATCCTGGCAAACAGTTGTGTGAACAGCTTGAACAGCATATTACCGCGCATGATAGTGAAGAGATCGAGGCTAACCTTCATGAAATTGAGAGGTTTGTCAGTGCATTACTATCCCCAATAGAACCTAAAGGGCAGCAAGGTAGCCAACAAGATGAGTAA
- the rcsB gene encoding response regulator transcription factor RcsB — MSNLNVIIADDHPIVLFGIKKSLEQIEWVNVVGEFEDSTALINNLPKLDANVLITDLSMPGDKYGDGITLIKYIKRHFPHLSIIVLTMNNNPAILSAVLDLDIEGIVLKQGAPTDLPKALAALQKGKKFTPDSVSKVLEKISASGYGDKRLSPKESEVLRLFAEGFLVTEIAKKLNRSIKTISSQKKSAMTKLGVDNDIALLNYLSSVNGGATQVD; from the coding sequence ATGAGTAACTTAAACGTAATTATTGCCGACGACCATCCTATTGTCCTTTTTGGCATCAAAAAATCGCTTGAGCAGATTGAATGGGTCAATGTGGTTGGCGAATTTGAAGACTCAACAGCGCTGATCAACAACCTGCCTAAGCTGGACGCTAACGTTTTAATTACCGATTTATCCATGCCTGGCGATAAATACGGCGATGGCATCACCCTCATTAAATACATTAAGCGCCATTTTCCTCATCTCTCTATTATTGTTCTCACCATGAATAATAATCCGGCGATTCTGAGCGCGGTACTGGATTTGGATATCGAAGGCATCGTGCTGAAACAGGGTGCGCCAACCGATTTACCCAAAGCGCTGGCTGCCCTGCAAAAAGGGAAGAAATTTACGCCGGACAGCGTATCCAAAGTACTGGAGAAAATCAGCGCCAGCGGCTACGGTGACAAACGCCTGTCTCCGAAAGAAAGTGAAGTGCTACGTCTGTTTGCAGAAGGTTTTCTGGTCACCGAAATCGCCAAAAAACTCAACCGCAGCATCAAAACAATCAGTAGCCAGAAGAAGTCAGCGATGACCAAGCTGGGCGTCGACAACGATATTGCCCTGCTGAACTACCTGTCTTCCGTTAATGGCGGCGCAACGCAGGTCGACTAA
- the rcsC gene encoding two-component system sensor histidine kinase RcsC has translation MKYLASFHTTLKVSRYLFRVLAVMLWVLGALISVFYVTKVLNEKESELRQEYNLSFDQSQGYIRHASDIVRELQYLAANRLVLAREKAEPPMEGGPGVSVYSLAPGATCSTQYGGNAALLSLSHFFNGWQDNFSAVYDLNRVFFVGGDRRCMVDFGIRNQSLDRDNLLKNVQDRFQDQKKNRTQTGRDETLYWITPASIPDVGYLYALTPIYVDNKLEVIMGIEQTIRLDDFVTIGKFPIGARLLDQYNQVVLQFSDDKGRYASSVDGYPSDHNYFGYVNGYDELILKKSLPPTSFSIVYSLPLKVLLSHISALMINMLVLNMLSAILLFVLALVFERKMLLPAEVNAFQLEENEQFNRKIVASAPVGICILRINDGTNILSNELAHNYLNLLTHEDRLRITRIICEQQSKFVDVMTSRNHHLQISFVHSRYRNENVAICVLLDVSARVKMEESLQEMANAAEQASQSKSMFLATVSHELRTPLYGIIGNLDLLQTKSLPQDANRLVAAMNNSSSLLLKIISDILDFSKIESEQLKIEPCEFAPHEVISHITSNYLPLVVKKRLTLYCFIDPNVPVSLFGDPVRLQQVLSNLLSNAIKFTDTGCIIFEVGCRDGYLEFVVRDTGVGIQPREAVKLFDPFFQAGSGVQRHFQGTGLGLAICEKLVNLMDGDITIESEPGLGSLFGVRIPLYKARYAPAAINASLQGKMCWLKIRNARLEAYLLTLLQDQGLQVARYQNQTVSPDDVMISDYISEENITVRAHIVMSGSHTGSAQEVSAGHWVQGTSTPQHLPDLLEKIYRSENEDRAYAEISPPLTHYERAENGDIMILVVDDHPINRRLLADQLGSLGYQAMTANDGIDALGVLSKNHIDIVLTDVNMPNMDGYLFTQRMREQGLRFPVIGVTANALAEERERCLGAGMDNCLSKPVTLDTLQQALAYYSNVVRQARTSGE, from the coding sequence TTGAAATATCTCGCCTCATTCCATACCACATTAAAAGTTTCCCGCTATTTATTTCGGGTTCTGGCGGTCATGCTGTGGGTGCTAGGCGCGCTGATATCCGTTTTTTATGTCACTAAAGTATTGAATGAAAAAGAGTCAGAGTTGCGGCAGGAGTACAACCTCAGCTTTGATCAGTCGCAGGGCTATATCCGACACGCGTCGGATATTGTGCGCGAACTCCAGTATCTGGCGGCAAATCGGCTGGTGCTGGCGAGAGAAAAAGCAGAGCCGCCAATGGAAGGGGGCCCCGGTGTCTCCGTTTATTCGCTCGCGCCCGGCGCAACCTGTTCCACGCAATATGGCGGGAATGCAGCGCTGCTTTCATTAAGTCATTTCTTTAACGGCTGGCAGGATAACTTCTCTGCCGTCTACGATCTTAACCGGGTCTTTTTTGTCGGCGGCGATCGGCGCTGTATGGTTGATTTTGGCATCCGTAACCAGTCGCTCGACCGTGATAACTTACTTAAAAACGTGCAGGATCGGTTTCAGGATCAGAAGAAGAACCGCACCCAAACCGGACGTGATGAAACGCTCTATTGGATTACTCCTGCGTCTATCCCCGATGTCGGCTATTTATATGCGCTGACGCCGATTTATGTGGATAACAAGCTGGAAGTCATCATGGGGATTGAACAGACGATTCGTCTGGATGACTTTGTCACCATAGGTAAATTTCCGATCGGTGCCAGGCTGTTGGATCAATACAATCAGGTCGTTTTGCAGTTTTCCGATGATAAGGGGCGTTACGCTTCGTCGGTAGACGGTTATCCCTCCGATCATAACTATTTTGGCTATGTGAATGGTTATGACGAGCTCATTTTGAAGAAGTCGCTGCCGCCGACGTCGTTCAGCATCGTGTATTCACTGCCGTTGAAAGTGCTGCTCTCCCATATCAGCGCCTTAATGATCAACATGCTGGTGCTGAATATGTTATCGGCTATCTTGCTGTTTGTGCTGGCGCTGGTGTTTGAGCGGAAAATGCTGTTGCCGGCAGAAGTGAATGCGTTCCAACTGGAAGAGAACGAGCAATTCAACCGTAAGATTGTGGCCTCGGCACCGGTAGGGATTTGTATCCTGCGTATCAATGACGGCACGAACATCCTCAGTAACGAGCTGGCGCACAACTATCTCAACCTGCTGACCCACGAAGACAGGTTGCGTATTACCCGCATCATTTGCGAGCAGCAGTCCAAGTTTGTGGATGTCATGACCAGCCGCAATCATCACCTGCAAATCAGCTTTGTTCATTCGCGCTATCGTAATGAAAACGTGGCGATTTGTGTGCTGCTGGACGTCAGCGCGCGCGTCAAAATGGAAGAGTCGCTACAGGAAATGGCGAATGCTGCCGAGCAGGCCAGCCAGTCGAAATCGATGTTTCTGGCTACCGTCAGCCATGAATTGCGTACGCCGCTGTACGGGATTATCGGTAACCTCGATTTACTGCAAACCAAATCGCTGCCGCAGGACGCCAACCGTCTGGTGGCGGCGATGAATAACTCTTCCTCGCTGCTGCTGAAAATCATCAGCGATATCCTCGATTTTTCCAAGATTGAATCGGAACAGTTGAAGATCGAACCGTGTGAGTTTGCGCCGCATGAGGTCATCAGCCACATCACCAGCAACTATCTTCCACTGGTGGTTAAAAAGCGCCTGACGCTGTACTGCTTTATCGATCCCAATGTGCCAGTCAGCCTGTTTGGCGATCCCGTGCGTTTGCAGCAGGTGTTGTCTAACCTGCTGAGCAACGCCATCAAATTTACCGACACGGGCTGCATCATTTTTGAAGTCGGCTGCCGCGATGGCTATCTGGAATTTGTGGTGCGTGATACCGGGGTAGGGATTCAACCTCGTGAGGCGGTGAAGCTGTTTGACCCGTTCTTCCAGGCGGGGAGCGGCGTGCAGCGCCATTTTCAGGGCACAGGGTTAGGGCTGGCGATTTGTGAAAAGCTGGTCAATCTGATGGATGGAGACATTACCATTGAATCTGAACCTGGGCTCGGCAGCCTGTTTGGCGTCAGAATTCCGCTGTATAAAGCGCGTTATGCTCCCGCAGCAATCAACGCCAGTCTGCAAGGGAAAATGTGCTGGTTGAAGATACGCAATGCTCGGCTGGAGGCTTATCTGCTCACGCTGTTGCAAGATCAGGGGTTGCAGGTTGCGCGTTATCAGAACCAAACCGTGTCGCCTGATGATGTGATGATTAGCGATTACATATCAGAAGAGAATATCACCGTTCGGGCGCATATCGTGATGAGCGGTTCCCATACCGGATCCGCGCAGGAAGTGAGTGCAGGGCATTGGGTGCAAGGAACGTCCACGCCGCAACATCTGCCCGATTTGCTGGAGAAAATCTATCGTTCAGAAAACGAGGATCGCGCGTACGCCGAGATTTCACCGCCGCTGACTCACTACGAGCGCGCAGAGAATGGCGATATTATGATTCTGGTGGTTGACGATCATCCCATCAACCGCAGGCTGCTGGCGGATCAGCTTGGTTCTCTGGGGTATCAGGCGATGACGGCGAATGATGGGATCGACGCGCTGGGCGTATTGAGTAAAAATCATATCGATATCGTGCTGACGGATGTCAACATGCCGAATATGGATGGTTATCTGTTTACACAGCGTATGCGCGAGCAGGGATTACGCTTCCCGGTTATCGGCGTGACAGCGAATGCGTTGGCGGAAGAAAGGGAACGTTGCCTGGGTGCGGGGATGGATAACTGTTTGTCAAAACCGGTTACGCTGGATACCTTGCAGCAGGCGCTGGCGTATTACAGTAACGTGGTGCGTCAGGCGAGAACATCCGGGGAGTAA
- a CDS encoding MFS transporter: protein MSTTLNSNPLCINQPLPGKKAQAATRIVFFVAGFAMASWAPLVPFVKTRLAISDASLGMLLLSLGIGSLLAMPLTGFLTSKLGCRSVILLGSALLCLVLPALTQAGTLPLMAITLLFFGASMGMIDVAMNIQAVIVERASGRAMMSGFHGFFSVGGIVGAGGVSALLWLGLSPLMAILTMVALILIFMATAHKHLLRTTNQDDGGPLFVIPRGWVMFIGSLCFIMFLAEGSILDWSALFLTVERNLTGAQAGMGYAAFSVAMTLGRLNGDRIVNALGRYAILTGGSLCAALGLVLTISIDNAITAILGFVMVGIGASNVVPILFSAAGNQKIMPPNLAIASITTVGYAGILIGPTILGFIAQFSNLATAFGFVALLLLAVSASARAVIR from the coding sequence ATGAGTACAACACTGAATTCCAACCCGTTATGCATTAATCAGCCTCTGCCAGGCAAAAAGGCACAGGCAGCGACGCGCATCGTTTTCTTTGTTGCGGGTTTCGCCATGGCCTCCTGGGCGCCGCTGGTTCCTTTTGTCAAAACGCGGCTGGCTATCAGTGATGCCTCTCTGGGGATGTTGCTACTTTCTCTCGGTATTGGGTCGTTGCTGGCTATGCCACTCACCGGTTTTCTCACCAGCAAGTTAGGGTGCCGCAGCGTGATTTTGCTGGGAAGCGCGCTGCTTTGTCTGGTATTGCCCGCATTGACGCAGGCAGGCACATTACCCCTGATGGCGATAACGCTGCTCTTTTTCGGTGCCTCTATGGGCATGATCGATGTCGCAATGAATATTCAGGCCGTCATCGTAGAACGTGCCAGCGGGCGGGCGATGATGTCCGGTTTTCATGGCTTCTTTAGTGTGGGGGGGATTGTCGGCGCAGGTGGCGTCAGCGCCCTGCTGTGGCTTGGCCTGTCCCCGCTGATGGCAATCCTGACGATGGTTGCGTTGATCCTGATCTTTATGGCAACGGCGCACAAGCACCTGCTGCGCACCACGAATCAGGATGACGGTGGCCCGCTGTTTGTCATTCCGCGCGGCTGGGTCATGTTTATTGGTTCACTGTGCTTCATCATGTTCCTGGCCGAAGGTTCCATACTGGATTGGAGCGCCCTCTTCTTAACGGTTGAACGCAACCTGACCGGCGCGCAGGCGGGCATGGGCTATGCCGCGTTTTCCGTCGCCATGACGCTGGGCAGGCTGAACGGCGATCGCATCGTTAATGCGCTCGGGCGCTACGCGATTCTTACCGGCGGCAGCCTCTGTGCCGCACTTGGTCTGGTGTTAACGATCAGCATTGATAATGCGATCACCGCGATTCTTGGCTTCGTCATGGTCGGTATCGGCGCATCAAATGTGGTGCCGATTCTTTTCAGTGCGGCGGGAAATCAAAAGATCATGCCGCCCAATCTGGCCATCGCGTCGATCACCACCGTGGGCTATGCCGGTATTCTGATCGGCCCGACCATTCTCGGCTTTATTGCACAGTTCAGCAATTTGGCTACCGCATTCGGGTTTGTCGCACTGCTGTTGCTGGCCGTTAGCGCCAGTGCGCGTGCCGTCATCCGCTAA